ctaggcCCAATGGTGCAAGCTGTAAAACACCAGCTATTGCATAGCTTGGGGCGAGAGGATCACAAGTTTCagagtagcctggtctacagtgtgagacTACtactaatttttaaactttaacaacaacaataaaagctaTGTCTCATAACTCTATTGGCTCTAGCTATGAAAGGAGTAGGTACTATCATTTGTAAGATTTCTGACACAAATTCTACATGAATTAAAATAGAAGCAGGATTAGGCTATAATCTAATTACAACTGAATACTCTTTGGCATTTGAGCTCATAAGTCTGCTAGGAAACTAgaaagatagtgtgtgtgtgtgtgtgtgtgtgtgtgtgtgtgtacttatttataatatatttatagagTTTACAGACAGCTTATGTATAAAACAATGCTAACAAACATGATTCCCTTGCATTAGAAGGTAATTTTTAATGTGCCAAGTGTTTAAAGGTAACGCTGAAATGCAGGGAAGAAAATATGGtgatctaaaaagaaaaacatagtaaACGAACTGCAATAATATCATCCTAGAGAAGAAAGTGGCCAAACGGGTCTGGTTACACATCCAAAAGTCAATGTCAAAGGGAAGcaactataaatataaaacataaaacaaaaagggtTTCACAAGAAAACATATGGCTGTGACTATGGACTGGGCATGGAATGCCTGATCAGTACAAAAAGGCactcacaaaatttaaaaagcgaGCAATTCgtgtctgtttaaaaaaaataatagcattaGGAGGTCTGGAAAGGCATCAGTGTATTAGTGAGGGAGAGGCTCTGGATTCACTCTtcagtggggaaaggggagagaagaggacaaaagaagaggtggggaaaaaaatcagtaaacagGAAAGGATGATATTCACTGCAACTACCCACTTTTGAAAAGCAACCTTTAAGAAAAGACACAGGCCAGGCATGTCACAGGTGCCCTatgccttgaatcccagaacccaggaggcagaggcaggtagattatctgtcagttcaaggtcaacctggccTTCATTATGAATGCACCCTGATGGTGCCTGCAGGAATTGTGACTGGATCTTCTGAaacaaggacagccagggctatgtcagagagaccctgcctcaaaagagaaaggaaggagggagggagaggagggggtaagggaaaaagaaagaaatgaaagagagaggcagagggtgggggagggagaaagacagcccccccccaaaaaaaatcgaAAACTTGATCAGCCACTTCTCAAACTGGAAACAGAATAATAAGCAGGTGTTCCTTGTCACTGGTCACCAGAAAAATGCAAACTATGCCACAGTGCAAAGCCTCCGTCCCTGCACAAGAATGGATACTATGAGCAGAATGGAGAAATCACAAATGGTGACAACGTAAGAAACATCAGATGTGAGACCTTTCATCGAGTACTATAAGATGTGTGTCTAGGACAAGGAATTAAGATCTTTCTAGTTCCCCCACCTATAAGACATTTATGCTAATGTTTTAGTTTTCCCCACccattaaaacttttatttccaCACAGGTCCACTGCTCTATTCCGGAAACTTGATGGCCTGGAGCAGtgaccccttcccccttcctttcccgtccaccagtttctgtttgtttgtttgcttgcttgcttgtttgtttttcttttgtaagtaaGATTGTAAGGCCGCCAAGCCAACCGCAGGGAAAAGACACAGCCACCTCTAGAGTTAGCATAAAAAACAAAGGTGCTTTGTGTGTATTTGCACTTCTGAGCACACCCTCTTGCTGCAGGGTCTTGCCTTGTCCAAACCCTTTATGGGGAGGGGCAGTCTCATCCTTTGCAACCTGGAACATATTTCTAAGAATGAAGAGGAATCTTTTGATTTGGAATTTGCATGGGAATATTTATAACATTGAAAACTATTGTATTCTCCAGTCCAGGTGAGTACATACATCAATATTCAACAACATTCAGCCACACTCTCCATACTATTCCAAACTGGAAATACCACAAAGAGCCATGAACAGCAGAGTTTCCCACTGAATTGATAAAAGACTTAGACAGTGGAATATCAAATGACATTACAGCTCGTTTCAAGATGGCTGAAACTCTCATAGAGTGAgtgaaaaaatacacaaaacaaatgtaGACAGTGTGGTTTTATATATGAAACCTGCTAGGTAGGACTCCAGAGGGTAAGGGAAGAACAGACTACCTGTGATGGCATTGACGTTCTGGTTTATTAATCTAATTACATGGGGCTGTTCAGATGTGGAAAAACTAAAAGGCTAAAACTGAGTCTAAATAGATGGTTCAGAGTATAGGGTGTGTAGATGCTTGCTGACAAACAGAGgagttgagttcaattcctgaggCATGCAGGTTGGAAGAAAAGATTTCTACAAGTTCCCTGACCTGTacatgcaccatggcacacacatgttggtacacacatatatgcacacactacacacacacacacacacacacacaaacacacacaaaaccatacagacatacagacattaCATAgagaataagttaaaaaataaattaaaatttaaacataaacacatacaagcacacacacacacaccatacagacagatagatattacatacacacagagataataAGTTAAACAATAAGTTaaaattgaaacacacacacacacatcatgcagaCAGATAGACATTACATACACAgagtaagttaaaaaataatttaaaattaaaattgaaacacacaccatacagacagacacacaacatatcatacagacacacagcacactaaatacagacagacacacattacatacacacagagaataagTTAATAAAGTAAGTTaaaatttgaacacacacaccatacagacagccacacaacacacaatacagacacacagcacactaaatacagaaagacagacacacattacatacacacagagaataagataaaataagataaaattgaaatacacacacaccatacagaaagacagactcACATTGCAAACACACGGAGGgagaataagtttaaaaaaataagttaaaattgaaacaaatacaAGACGCCGGAAGCAGTGAGTCCCACACCTTTTAAACGGAGAAGTCTTCAGTGACCTCCTCTCTCCGCGCCCTCTCTCCCAAGCGTGCGGGCAGGCTGGCCTGTGAACCGGAAGTCTCACTGGCTGGGACAGCAGGCTTCTGGAAGCGCCCTTAGCCCCGCCCCTTCCGCCCATAGGCCTTCCCGCCACCCGTCAGTCTCCGCGCGGCCTGGCCTGCTGAAGTCCATTGCCGAGGCAACGACGCGGTGTGGGCCCTTCGGCCCTGCCAGCCAGGATGAACATCCGCAATGCCCGACCCGAGGACCTGATGAACATGCAGCACTGCAACCTGCTCTGCCTGCCCGAGAACTACCAGATGAAGTACTACTTCTACCATGGCCTGTCGTGGCCCCAGCTCTCCTACATCGCCGAGGACGAGGACGGCAAGATCGTGGGCTACGTCCTggccaagatggaggaggacccCGATGATGTCCCCCACGGACACATCACCTCGCTGGCCGTGAAGCGCTCGCACCGGCGCCTCGGCCTGGCCCAGAAGCTGATGGACCAGGCCTCACGGGCGATGATCGAGAACTTCAGCGCCAAGTACGTGTCCCTGCACGTCAGGAAGAGCAACAGGGCGGCCCTGCACCTGTATTCTAACACCCTCAACTTCCAGGTTAGTGAGGTGGAACCCAAGTACTATGCCGATGGGGAAGATGCTTACGCCATGAAGCGGGATCTCGCTCAGATGGCTGATGAGCTGAGGAGGCAGCTGGTGCTGAAGAAGAGCAGATACGTGGTTCTGGGCTCTGAGGAGAACCAGGAGGCCCAGGACAGCACACTTCCGGATGCCGAGGAGGCCTGTCAGCCCGAGAACCCGGCAGGCAAAGGCAGTGAGGCCTGTCAGCCCGAGAACCCAGCAGGCAAAGGCAGTGAGGCCTGTCAGCCCGAGAACCCGGCAGGCAAAGACACTGGCAGCCACAGCACTGATGTCCAGGACAGCTCAGAGTACTTGGATTCCACCTCCTAGAGCATTGCCTGAGGTATTCTCTTCCTTGGCCGGGGCCCCTCTGTATCCCCTTTGCGTCATATCTTGGCCAGCCCAGTCCCATCGTGTCCTACCCTTTTGTATTTCTGCTAGGTTTCTTCCTGCATGCAGTGAAGGTATTCACGGTGTTACCTTTGCCATATTCTTGCTaaaagaaagatttctttttgaaatccaacaagtgttttttttgttgttgttttgtttttcatagaaaACAGAATGTGTCCAACAATATACTATGCAGCCAGAGAAAGCCAGAATGACAATGAAGGAAATTTGACAAAAGAATGTTCTGGCCTCTTCAGAGAAGTAGCAGCAT
The sequence above is a segment of the Rattus rattus isolate New Zealand chromosome 11, Rrattus_CSIRO_v1, whole genome shotgun sequence genome. Coding sequences within it:
- the Naa11 gene encoding N-alpha-acetyltransferase 11 isoform X1, with product MNIRNARPEDLMNMQHCNLLCLPENYQMKYYFYHGLSWPQLSYIAEDEDGKIVGYVLAKMEEDPDDVPHGHITSLAVKRSHRRLGLAQKLMDQASRAMIENFSAKYVSLHVRKSNRAALHLYSNTLNFQVSEVEPKYYADGEDAYAMKRDLAQMADELRRQLVLKKSRYVVLGSEENQEAQDSTLPDAEEACQPENPAGKGSEACQPENPAGKGSEACQPENPAGKDTGSHSTDVQDSSEYLDSTS
- the Naa11 gene encoding N-alpha-acetyltransferase 11 isoform X2 yields the protein MNIRNARPEDLMNMQHCNLLCLPENYQMKYYFYHGLSWPQLSYIAEDEDGKIVGYVLAKMEEDPDDVPHGHITSLAVKRSHRRLGLAQKLMDQASRAMIENFSAKYVSLHVRKSNRAALHLYSNTLNFQVSEVEPKYYADGEDAYAMKRDLAQMADELRRQLVLKKSRYVVLGSEENQEAQDSTLPDAEEACQPENPAGKGSEACQPENPAGKDTGSHSTDVQDSSEYLDSTS